The Lacrimispora xylanolytica genome has a segment encoding these proteins:
- the cbiQ gene encoding cobalt ECF transporter T component CbiQ encodes METIDSYAYESRMRGISPGFKTAVAAGALIFCIGANQLGISVAVLLSMSSITVWFGGLPLFKYLKLLKIPLGFLILGTVAIVIEISSRPYGHVLFHGFGHYVWVSEEGGMTALKLVLKAVGALSAMYMLVLSTPASEIIGVLKYLRVPKLIIELMHMIYRFIFVLTDTQRLMKQAAVSRLGYRDFKTSCRTFGSSAGNLFVVSLKRAGTYYDAMTARCYDGELLFLSEEKGVRPWQVIAALSYFLILLLIYVLVP; translated from the coding sequence ATGGAGACAATTGATTCCTATGCCTATGAATCCCGTATGAGGGGAATCAGTCCTGGTTTTAAGACGGCAGTGGCAGCAGGAGCTTTGATATTCTGTATTGGAGCAAACCAACTGGGCATTTCCGTAGCGGTGCTTTTAAGCATGTCGTCAATTACGGTATGGTTTGGCGGCTTGCCTCTTTTTAAATATTTAAAGCTTCTTAAAATACCTCTTGGTTTTCTGATTCTTGGAACGGTTGCCATTGTAATTGAAATCTCTTCCAGGCCATATGGTCACGTGCTGTTTCATGGGTTTGGACATTATGTTTGGGTATCAGAAGAAGGAGGCATGACAGCTCTTAAACTGGTCTTAAAGGCAGTTGGGGCATTAAGTGCCATGTATATGCTGGTTCTATCTACTCCAGCCAGTGAGATTATCGGTGTTTTAAAATACCTTCGTGTACCAAAGTTAATCATAGAGCTGATGCACATGATCTATCGGTTCATTTTTGTCTTGACGGATACCCAGCGTCTTATGAAGCAGGCCGCTGTATCAAGACTTGGATACCGGGATTTTAAAACCTCATGCCGGACGTTTGGAAGCAGTGCTGGAAACCTGTTTGTGGTTTCCCTAAAGAGGGCAGGGACTTATTACGATGCCATGACAGCCAGGTGTTACGATGGAGAGCTTTTATTTTTATCAGAGGAAAAAGGGGTCAGACCATGGCAGGTAATTGCTGCTCTAAGTTATTTCCTGATTCTCCTTCTGATTTACGTACTGGTACCATAA
- a CDS encoding energy-coupling factor ABC transporter permease — MSKREKSIMKLATAFALAFGIVPSAFAMHIMEGYLPVKYCIAWGAICVPFLAAGFFSIKKTLRDNRKAMTILAMSGAFVFVISSLKIPSVTGSCSHMTGTGLGAILFGPSAVSILGIIVLIFQAILLAHGGLTTLGANTFSMAIAGPFVSFGIYKLCRGLKVNKLVSVFLAAMLGDLFTYCVTSIQLALAYPSEVGGVGASAIKFLGVFAPTQLPLAIIEGILTAVIVMTLETYALPELKSIGFSKEVG; from the coding sequence ATGAGTAAGAGAGAAAAAAGTATCATGAAGCTTGCAACCGCATTTGCACTGGCTTTTGGAATTGTTCCAAGCGCCTTTGCCATGCATATTATGGAGGGATATCTGCCGGTAAAATACTGTATTGCCTGGGGAGCAATCTGTGTACCATTTCTGGCAGCGGGATTTTTCTCCATAAAGAAGACCCTTCGGGATAATAGGAAAGCGATGACGATTCTAGCCATGTCAGGTGCCTTTGTCTTTGTCATTTCCTCCTTAAAGATTCCGTCTGTCACAGGGAGCTGCTCTCATATGACAGGGACCGGACTTGGAGCTATCCTCTTTGGGCCGTCGGCGGTCAGCATACTTGGAATCATCGTTTTGATCTTCCAGGCTATTTTGCTGGCGCACGGAGGACTTACCACCCTCGGGGCCAATACCTTTTCCATGGCGATTGCAGGACCGTTCGTGTCTTTTGGAATATATAAATTATGCAGAGGCTTAAAGGTCAATAAGCTTGTCAGCGTGTTCCTGGCTGCCATGCTGGGCGATCTCTTTACATACTGTGTGACCAGCATTCAGCTTGCCCTTGCCTACCCATCAGAGGTTGGGGGTGTAGGGGCTTCTGCCATTAAGTTCTTAGGGGTATTTGCACCGACTCAGCTTCCTCTTGCAATCATTGAGGGAATCCTGACGGCAGTTATTGTTATGACTCTTGAGACTTATGCCCTTCCAGAGTTAAAATCCATTGGATTTTCCAAGGAGGTGGGTTGA
- a CDS encoding ABC-F family ATP-binding cassette domain-containing protein: protein MISAHNVTLRIGKKALFEDVNIKFTEGNCYGLIGANGAGKSTFLKILSGELETTVGDIVITPGQRLSFLKQDHFKYDEFQVLDTVIMGNTRLYEIMKEKDAIYMKEDFTDEDGIKAADLEGEFAAMNGWEAESDAANLLNGLGIETDLHYKYMRELNGAEKVKVLLAQALFGNPDILLLDEPTNHLDLDAIAWLEEFLINFENTVIVVSHDRYFLNKVCTHIADIDYSKIQLYAGNYDFWYESSQLMVKQMKESNRKKEEKIKELQEFVQRFSANASKSKQATSRKRALEKIELDDIKPSSRKYPYIDFRPAREIGNEVLSVTNLSKTIDGVKILDNLSFTINREDKVALVGPNELAKTILFKILAGEMEPDEGEYKWGITTSQSYFPKDNTAEFDNDDTIADWLTQYSPEKDATYVRGFLGRMLFAGEDGVKKVKVLSGGEKVRCMLSKLMISASNVLLLDEPTDHLDMESITALNNSLIKFPGVILFSSRDHQIVQTTANRIMEIVNGQLIDKITTYDEYLESDEMARKRQVFTLTEEQSQENQ from the coding sequence ATGATTAGTGCACATAACGTAACATTAAGAATCGGGAAGAAGGCTTTGTTTGAGGATGTAAACATTAAGTTTACAGAAGGAAACTGCTACGGCTTAATCGGCGCCAATGGAGCCGGTAAATCCACATTCCTTAAGATTCTTTCCGGTGAACTGGAGACTACGGTCGGAGATATTGTTATAACACCAGGACAAAGACTATCCTTCTTAAAGCAGGATCATTTTAAATATGATGAATTCCAGGTACTTGATACCGTTATTATGGGTAATACAAGACTTTATGAGATTATGAAGGAAAAGGATGCCATCTACATGAAGGAAGACTTCACGGATGAAGACGGCATCAAAGCAGCAGATTTAGAAGGTGAATTCGCTGCCATGAACGGCTGGGAAGCAGAGTCTGACGCAGCCAACCTGTTAAATGGACTTGGAATTGAGACTGATTTACATTATAAATACATGAGAGAGTTAAATGGTGCGGAGAAGGTTAAGGTTCTTCTTGCCCAGGCACTCTTTGGCAATCCTGATATTCTTCTTCTGGATGAGCCTACCAACCATTTGGACTTAGATGCCATTGCCTGGTTGGAAGAGTTCCTTATTAACTTTGAGAATACCGTAATCGTAGTATCCCATGACCGTTATTTCTTAAATAAGGTTTGTACCCATATTGCTGATATTGATTACAGCAAGATTCAGCTTTACGCAGGAAACTATGATTTCTGGTATGAGTCCAGTCAGCTTATGGTGAAGCAGATGAAGGAGTCAAACCGCAAGAAGGAAGAGAAGATCAAAGAACTTCAGGAATTCGTTCAGCGATTCTCTGCCAATGCTTCCAAATCAAAGCAGGCGACTTCCAGAAAGCGTGCCCTTGAAAAGATCGAGTTAGATGACATTAAGCCATCCAGCCGTAAATATCCATACATTGATTTCCGTCCGGCCCGTGAGATTGGAAATGAGGTTTTATCTGTAACCAATCTTTCTAAGACCATTGATGGAGTTAAGATTCTTGATAATCTTTCCTTTACCATTAACCGTGAGGACAAGGTGGCTCTTGTAGGACCAAATGAACTTGCAAAAACCATTTTATTTAAGATTCTTGCAGGAGAGATGGAGCCTGATGAGGGTGAGTATAAGTGGGGAATTACGACGAGTCAAAGCTATTTCCCTAAGGATAACACAGCAGAATTTGATAACGATGATACCATTGCTGACTGGCTGACCCAGTACTCTCCAGAAAAGGATGCTACCTATGTTCGAGGCTTCCTTGGACGTATGCTCTTTGCAGGAGAAGATGGCGTAAAGAAGGTCAAGGTATTATCCGGAGGTGAGAAGGTTCGTTGTATGCTTTCAAAGCTCATGATTTCTGCTTCCAATGTACTTCTGTTGGACGAGCCGACGGACCATTTGGACATGGAATCCATTACTGCTTTAAACAACAGCCTTATCAAATTCCCGGGAGTGATTCTTTTCTCATCCCGTGACCACCAGATTGTACAGACAACAGCCAACCGCATTATGGAAATCGTAAACGGTCAGTTAATTGATAAGATCACTACCTATGACGAATATCTTGAAAGTGATGAGATGGCTCGTAAGAGACAGGTATTTACTTTGACAGAAGAACAGTCACAAGAGAATCAATAA
- a CDS encoding amino acid ABC transporter substrate-binding protein translates to MKKIMIKAALVLGTLAMLTGCSGKKEAAPTSAAEAGKTTESAQATEAGKTADGEDTFTVGFDQDFPPMGFKADNGEYTGFDLDLAKEVAKRLGKKFVAQPIAWDAKDMELQSGNIDCIWNGFTITGREDGYTWSKPYMKNSQVFVVGKDSGIKTLSDLSGKVVEVQADSSAEKAIKEDDALLKTFKTLQTTPDYNTAFMDLEMGAVDAVAMDVIVAAYQIEQRKADFVILEESLSAEEYGVGFKKGNEALRDQVQEQLEAMAADGTCKKISEQWFGKDVTTVGK, encoded by the coding sequence ATGAAAAAAATAATGATAAAAGCAGCGCTGGTATTAGGGACACTGGCAATGCTTACCGGATGTTCTGGCAAAAAGGAGGCAGCTCCCACCAGTGCAGCAGAGGCAGGCAAGACAACGGAATCGGCTCAGGCAACTGAGGCAGGAAAGACTGCAGATGGAGAGGATACGTTTACTGTAGGATTTGATCAGGATTTTCCTCCCATGGGCTTTAAGGCAGATAACGGAGAATACACTGGGTTTGATTTAGACCTGGCAAAGGAAGTAGCGAAACGTTTAGGAAAGAAATTCGTGGCACAGCCAATTGCCTGGGATGCCAAGGATATGGAGCTTCAGTCTGGAAATATTGATTGTATCTGGAATGGTTTTACCATAACGGGCAGGGAAGACGGTTATACCTGGTCCAAGCCTTATATGAAAAACAGTCAGGTATTTGTAGTGGGTAAGGATTCGGGCATTAAAACACTTTCTGACCTTTCGGGAAAGGTAGTTGAGGTTCAGGCAGATTCTTCTGCGGAAAAGGCCATTAAAGAAGATGATGCGTTATTAAAGACCTTTAAGACTTTGCAGACCACACCGGATTATAACACTGCATTTATGGATCTTGAAATGGGAGCTGTAGATGCTGTGGCAATGGACGTCATTGTGGCGGCTTACCAGATTGAGCAGAGAAAAGCAGATTTCGTTATTTTAGAGGAATCCTTATCCGCCGAAGAGTACGGCGTTGGGTTTAAGAAAGGCAATGAAGCCTTAAGAGATCAGGTGCAGGAACAGTTAGAAGCCATGGCAGCCGATGGCACATGTAAGAAGATTTCAGAGCAGTGGTTTGGAAAAGATGTTACCACTGTTGGAAAATAA
- a CDS encoding amino acid ABC transporter permease, whose amino-acid sequence MTFIQILSQLAGGMWVSIQIFVVTLVFSLPLGLLVSFGRMSKNRVIQAIVKFYISVMRGTPLMLQLMVVYFGPYYLLGIKVSNDYRLIAAFIGFVINYAAYFAEIYRSGIQSMPAGQYEASKLLGYSKAQTFVRIIFPQVVKRILPSVTNEVITLVKDTSLAFTISVLEMFAVAKAMASSQTSLIPFVAAGLFYYVFNLVVAVGMEYIEKRMNYYE is encoded by the coding sequence ATGACTTTTATACAGATACTTTCACAGCTGGCAGGCGGGATGTGGGTCAGCATCCAGATATTTGTGGTGACGCTGGTCTTTTCCCTGCCCCTGGGGCTTTTGGTTTCCTTTGGGCGAATGTCCAAGAACCGGGTCATACAGGCCATTGTAAAATTCTATATTTCAGTCATGAGGGGAACTCCCCTGATGCTGCAGCTGATGGTAGTTTATTTCGGTCCTTATTACCTGCTTGGGATTAAGGTGAGTAATGATTACCGTCTGATTGCTGCATTCATTGGCTTTGTGATCAATTATGCAGCCTATTTTGCAGAGATCTACAGAAGCGGAATACAGTCGATGCCAGCTGGTCAATATGAGGCTTCAAAACTTCTTGGCTATTCCAAGGCACAGACCTTTGTAAGAATCATTTTCCCTCAGGTGGTAAAACGGATTTTACCTTCTGTGACCAATGAGGTAATTACCCTGGTAAAGGATACCTCCCTTGCATTTACCATCAGCGTTCTGGAGATGTTTGCAGTGGCAAAGGCCATGGCGTCTTCTCAGACAAGCTTAATCCCCTTTGTGGCAGCAGGACTTTTTTACTATGTGTTCAACCTGGTTGTAGCTGTTGGGATGGAATACATAGAAAAACGAATGAATTACTACGAATAG
- a CDS encoding energy-coupling factor ABC transporter ATP-binding protein: protein MEDVLLKAEGIRYSYGQEKEALKGIDLTVKRGEKVAVLGSNGAGKSTLFLTLNGVLTPDGGRITYQGKEIGRKNIQELRKNVGIVFQDADNQIIASTVFSEVSFGPMNLRLPKEEVKKRVHTALAAMNLTGMEERPPHYLSGGEKKRVSIADIIAMEPEVILFDEPTASLDPVNVVMLKEVLDELSDLGKTLLISTHDVDFAFQWAERALVFSGGRLIADGPIREVFNSPAVLEEANLRKPVILEVFESLVRYGVLQKDAICPRHPKELEVMLAAGSGK, encoded by the coding sequence ATGGAAGATGTACTATTAAAGGCGGAGGGAATTCGCTATTCCTACGGTCAGGAAAAAGAGGCCTTAAAAGGGATTGACCTGACTGTGAAAAGAGGAGAAAAGGTTGCTGTGCTTGGTTCCAATGGAGCTGGAAAATCCACCTTATTTTTGACTCTTAACGGTGTTCTTACTCCGGATGGGGGAAGAATCACTTACCAGGGAAAAGAAATCGGGAGGAAGAACATTCAGGAGCTTCGTAAAAATGTTGGAATCGTATTTCAGGATGCAGATAACCAGATCATAGCATCAACAGTTTTTTCAGAGGTTTCCTTTGGCCCCATGAATTTAAGGCTTCCAAAAGAGGAAGTTAAAAAGCGGGTTCATACTGCACTGGCGGCCATGAATTTAACCGGGATGGAGGAGAGGCCTCCCCACTATTTAAGCGGAGGGGAGAAAAAGCGGGTGAGCATTGCGGATATCATTGCCATGGAACCAGAGGTGATTCTGTTTGATGAACCGACCGCTTCTCTTGATCCGGTCAATGTGGTGATGTTAAAAGAAGTTCTGGATGAGTTATCTGATTTGGGGAAAACTCTTCTGATATCAACCCATGATGTGGATTTCGCCTTTCAGTGGGCAGAGCGTGCCCTGGTTTTTTCCGGAGGTCGATTGATTGCAGACGGTCCCATAAGAGAGGTATTTAATTCTCCTGCGGTGCTGGAGGAAGCAAATTTAAGAAAGCCAGTGATTTTAGAGGTATTTGAAAGTCTGGTAAGATATGGAGTCTTACAAAAGGATGCCATCTGTCCCAGGCATCCAAAGGAGCTTGAGGTGATGTTGGCAGCAGGATCTGGCAAATGA
- a CDS encoding dihydroorotase → MWIRNAHVIDPTDKTEKNVDICISDGKITAIGEHLEFTVAREDVVIDASGYVVAPGLMDVHVHFRDPGLTYKEDIQTGARAAAKGGFTTVVCMANTKPPIDNVETLKYVLKEGEKTGIRVLSAATVSKGLMGAELTDMEALKANGAAGFTDDGIPLLNETLVKDAMEMAAKLNLPLSFHEEDPAFIVNNGINHGSVSEQLGIYGSPALAEDSLVARDLMIALHTKAPVNIQHISSKSSVKAVKFAKELGAEVYAEVTPHHFSLTEEAVLKHGTLAKMNPPLRTEEDRQALIQGLKDGSIDIIATDHAPHSTEEKAKGLKEAPSGIIGLETALSLGVTNLVRPGHLTMMELMEKMSLNPSKLYRIPFSGIQMDGPADLVIFDPDETWTVGEYVSKSVNSPFTGESLYGRVKYTICKGKIVYQDEKD, encoded by the coding sequence ACCGTAGCAAGAGAAGATGTTGTAATTGATGCTTCTGGCTACGTGGTAGCGCCTGGCCTTATGGATGTACATGTTCATTTCCGTGATCCCGGACTTACCTATAAAGAAGATATACAAACAGGAGCCAGGGCCGCCGCCAAGGGAGGCTTTACTACGGTTGTCTGCATGGCAAATACAAAACCGCCCATTGATAATGTAGAAACCTTAAAATACGTGCTGAAAGAGGGCGAGAAGACCGGAATACGGGTTCTTTCAGCCGCAACCGTATCCAAGGGGCTTATGGGCGCTGAATTAACGGATATGGAGGCATTAAAGGCCAATGGTGCCGCAGGATTTACCGATGACGGAATTCCTCTTTTAAACGAAACCCTTGTGAAAGACGCCATGGAAATGGCGGCAAAGCTGAATCTGCCTTTAAGCTTTCACGAAGAGGATCCAGCATTTATTGTAAATAACGGCATTAACCATGGAAGCGTTTCAGAGCAGCTTGGAATCTATGGTTCTCCAGCACTTGCAGAAGACAGTCTGGTAGCCAGAGATTTAATGATTGCCCTTCATACAAAAGCGCCCGTAAATATTCAGCATATCAGCTCAAAGAGTTCTGTGAAGGCAGTGAAGTTTGCAAAGGAGCTGGGAGCAGAGGTGTATGCGGAAGTGACTCCTCACCATTTCTCTTTGACAGAGGAGGCGGTGTTAAAGCATGGGACTCTGGCGAAGATGAATCCCCCGCTTCGGACCGAAGAGGACAGACAAGCTCTCATTCAGGGATTAAAGGACGGAAGCATTGATATCATTGCTACGGACCATGCGCCTCACAGCACTGAGGAGAAGGCGAAGGGGCTTAAGGAAGCGCCAAGCGGAATTATCGGCCTGGAAACCGCCCTTTCTCTGGGTGTGACCAATCTGGTGCGTCCCGGTCATTTGACCATGATGGAGCTGATGGAAAAAATGAGCCTTAATCCTTCAAAGCTTTACCGGATACCATTTTCGGGAATTCAAATGGATGGCCCGGCAGATCTGGTGATTTTTGACCCTGATGAAACATGGACGGTGGGAGAATACGTATCAAAGTCCGTCAATTCCCCGTTTACCGGTGAATCTTTGTATGGAAGGGTCAAATACACCATTTGTAAGGGTAAAATCGTATATCAGGATGAAAAAGACTGA
- a CDS encoding Fe-Mn family superoxide dismutase: MSLFGVGYVWIVFDSNADLQIITTPNKSSLIADDLCVLAVIDLG, encoded by the coding sequence ATGTCTTTATTTGGTGTTGGCTACGTGTGGATCGTTTTTGACTCTAACGCTGATTTACAAATTATCACAACTCCCAACAAGAGTTCTCTCATAGCAGATGATTTATGTGTACTCGCAGTCATTGATCTTGGCTAA
- a CDS encoding Ig-like domain-containing protein → MKKISKLLSFAIVLMAVITSYSSIGFAAVTKQLDLSNWKSVILANSNDPQPNWKLDSSKTTVTQTVNAKASAFLSDIECNNAKIKGNFSVNTNSDDDFIGFVFGYKDVGHYYLFDWKKISQDAAKQGMSVKLINTDDSVSAGDLWITTGSENKVTSLYNNNIGYKANTVYNFNLNFTGEGSFNIVVKEGDKILANITINDSTYTSGKFGFYNFSQSMVNYSGFTMEELPSALKTIGGDSKVNLTWDALTDATSYIVKRSTTPGGPYTPIATDVKDTTYTDTDVTNGTTYYYIVTAIVAGRESGNSNEALATPEASQTPPATEAKLKVVLEVSETLQLSVDDDLNINTQMMWSSSEPTVATVNEKGIVTALVPGNTVITVKSTDGSYTDYINVLVVENADDYRLAIDLKIGETARLTVDDFTNTANVTWAPMDSSIANVTSKGKVTALSKGLVLVSAKDADGNIIGRIYVRVRE, encoded by the coding sequence ATGAAAAAAATAAGCAAATTATTAAGTTTCGCAATTGTATTAATGGCAGTAATAACATCCTATTCTTCTATTGGTTTTGCCGCAGTTACTAAACAATTAGATTTATCTAATTGGAAAAGTGTCATATTAGCAAATTCTAACGATCCACAACCTAATTGGAAATTAGACTCTTCTAAAACTACAGTAACACAAACGGTAAATGCTAAAGCGTCAGCCTTTCTAAGTGATATCGAGTGCAATAATGCTAAAATAAAAGGTAATTTTAGTGTTAATACTAATTCAGATGATGATTTCATAGGCTTTGTTTTTGGATACAAAGATGTAGGCCATTATTATTTGTTTGATTGGAAAAAAATAAGTCAAGACGCTGCAAAACAAGGAATGAGCGTTAAACTTATAAATACAGATGATTCTGTTAGTGCCGGTGATTTGTGGATAACAACGGGAAGTGAAAATAAAGTTACTTCTTTGTATAATAATAATATTGGATATAAAGCAAATACGGTATATAATTTTAATTTGAATTTTACAGGTGAGGGAAGTTTTAATATCGTTGTAAAAGAGGGAGATAAAATTTTAGCTAATATAACAATTAATGATAGCACGTATACATCAGGTAAATTTGGATTTTATAATTTTTCTCAGAGTATGGTTAATTATAGTGGTTTTACAATGGAAGAATTACCATCAGCTTTAAAAACCATTGGCGGCGATTCTAAAGTGAATTTAACATGGGACGCATTAACCGATGCTACAAGCTATATCGTTAAACGTTCCACAACCCCAGGAGGTCCATATACACCAATAGCAACAGATGTAAAAGATACTACATATACAGATACAGATGTTACTAATGGAACTACATACTATTATATTGTAACTGCGATAGTTGCTGGCAGGGAAAGTGGTAATTCGAATGAAGCCTTAGCTACTCCAGAGGCATCTCAAACACCTCCCGCAACCGAAGCTAAATTAAAAGTAGTTTTAGAAGTATCTGAAACTCTCCAATTGAGTGTAGATGATGACTTAAATATTAATACACAAATGATGTGGTCTTCTTCAGAACCAACAGTTGCTACAGTAAATGAAAAAGGTATAGTGACAGCTTTGGTGCCTGGTAATACGGTTATAACAGTTAAAAGTACGGACGGATCGTATACAGATTACATAAATGTATTAGTTGTAGAAAATGCAGACGATTACAGGCTTGCAATTGATTTAAAAATAGGAGAGACGGCCAGATTGACTGTAGATGATTTTACTAACACAGCAAATGTGACATGGGCTCCTATGGATTCATCAATAGCGAACGTAACCAGTAAAGGAAAAGTTACAGCACTGAGTAAAGGATTGGTTTTAGTTAGTGCAAAGGATGCAGATGGAAATATCATTGGCCGTATCTACGTAAGAGTAAGAGAATAA
- a CDS encoding amino acid ABC transporter ATP-binding protein, with amino-acid sequence MYLLEMNHVRKSFNGQEVLKDISLSVKEGEIVSIIGPSGSGKSTLLRCATMLEQMDGGELVYLGEKAAWNEAGGTSIYADKDKLKKIQKNYGLVFQNFHLFPHISVLQNIMDAPLHVQKRNKEEVYGEAVKLLKKMGLEDKAKAYPCQLSGGQCQRVAIARALALNPKILFFDEPTSALDPELTGEVLKVIRSLADLQITMVIVTHEMAFARDISDRVIFMADGVIVEEGTPEEVFSSSNVRTQSFLGRYGENI; translated from the coding sequence ATGTATTTACTGGAAATGAACCACGTGCGAAAATCATTTAACGGCCAGGAGGTTTTAAAGGATATCTCCCTGTCCGTAAAAGAAGGTGAAATCGTCTCCATCATCGGTCCCTCCGGTTCGGGGAAATCAACGTTGCTTCGCTGTGCCACCATGCTGGAACAAATGGACGGGGGAGAGCTTGTTTATCTGGGAGAAAAGGCGGCCTGGAATGAGGCTGGCGGAACAAGCATTTATGCAGATAAGGATAAATTAAAGAAGATTCAAAAGAACTACGGACTTGTATTTCAGAACTTTCACTTATTCCCTCACATTTCAGTTCTTCAAAATATTATGGATGCACCTCTTCATGTCCAGAAACGTAATAAGGAAGAGGTGTATGGAGAAGCGGTGAAGCTTTTAAAAAAGATGGGGCTTGAGGATAAGGCTAAAGCGTATCCGTGTCAGCTTTCCGGCGGTCAGTGCCAGAGAGTTGCCATTGCAAGGGCATTGGCGTTAAATCCTAAGATTCTCTTTTTTGACGAGCCCACCTCTGCTCTGGATCCGGAGCTTACTGGTGAGGTGTTAAAGGTGATTCGTTCTCTGGCGGATTTGCAGATCACCATGGTCATTGTTACTCATGAAATGGCGTTTGCAAGAGATATCTCGGACCGTGTTATTTTTATGGCTGACGGTGTTATTGTAGAGGAAGGGACGCCGGAGGAAGTGTTTTCTTCTTCTAATGTTCGGACTCAGAGTTTTCTTGGAAGGTACGGAGAGAATATATAG